The following coding sequences lie in one Flavobacterium cyclinae genomic window:
- a CDS encoding response regulator, whose translation MFTKVLIAEDFDSINIALIQTLESMGVTKIEHAKYCDDALLKAKKALQDKAPFDLLISDLSFETDYRTVALKNGEALIAAVRQIQPSLPVLVYTVEDKSFVIKSLVEDLKVNAFVHKGRNSISQLKTAMETILFGGTFISQNLAHALKENTFNEIEDYDIQILKHLSDGVTIEEMEHLFKNKDIKPNSKSYIEKRISKLKDIFKAKTTIHLVSLSKDLGII comes from the coding sequence ATGTTTACAAAAGTATTAATAGCCGAAGATTTTGACAGCATTAACATAGCGTTAATTCAAACCCTAGAAAGTATGGGCGTTACGAAAATTGAACACGCTAAATATTGTGATGATGCCTTATTGAAAGCAAAAAAAGCACTACAAGACAAAGCTCCATTTGATTTATTGATAAGCGATTTATCATTTGAAACAGATTACAGAACTGTAGCTTTGAAAAATGGAGAAGCCTTAATTGCTGCAGTGAGACAAATTCAACCCTCGCTACCTGTTTTAGTTTATACTGTAGAAGATAAATCTTTTGTAATCAAATCATTAGTAGAAGACTTAAAGGTAAATGCTTTTGTTCATAAAGGTCGTAACAGCATCAGCCAACTTAAAACTGCCATGGAAACTATACTTTTTGGAGGCACTTTTATATCACAAAACTTGGCTCATGCTTTAAAAGAAAACACATTTAATGAAATTGAAGATTATGATATTCAGATTTTAAAGCATTTATCAGATGGTGTTACCATAGAAGAAATGGAACATTTATTTAAGAATAAAGACATTAAACCCAATAGTAAAAGTTATATTGAGAAACGTATCAGTAAACTTAAAGACATCTTTAAAGCCAAAACAACCATACATTTAGTTTCACTATCAAAGGACTTGGGCATTATTTAA
- the ytxJ gene encoding bacillithiol system redox-active protein YtxJ: protein MKNWNPITTEQQVREIVEKSNEKPQIIFKDSVTCGISAYAKERLVSGNDVLIAKADFNYLDLLSYRSVSNFIADELNVIHQSPQIIVLKDGVVVYRVSHHSIQAEEIAKYL, encoded by the coding sequence ATGAAAAACTGGAATCCCATTACTACTGAACAACAGGTAAGAGAAATTGTTGAAAAATCAAATGAAAAACCGCAAATCATCTTTAAAGACAGTGTGACTTGTGGTATTAGTGCTTATGCGAAGGAACGCTTGGTTAGTGGAAATGATGTGTTAATTGCTAAAGCCGATTTTAATTATTTGGATTTGCTATCCTATAGAAGTGTCTCTAATTTTATTGCCGATGAATTAAATGTGATTCACCAATCGCCACAGATCATTGTGTTGAAAGATGGGGTAGTGGTATATCGTGTTTCCCATCATAGTATACAGGCGGAAGAAATTGCGAAGTATTTGTAG